A DNA window from Pungitius pungitius chromosome 1, fPunPun2.1, whole genome shotgun sequence contains the following coding sequences:
- the LOC119223713 gene encoding immunoglobulin superfamily member 21-like yields MTGPLVLCCLLLSAYSLPLAAGYLNVSIEPLLPVVIGDTVTLKCNFQTDGNLREIVWFRVSSQVIDGGNARQKIFTYDAMFNSSFSNMEDKRRREDLLYQSTVRLPEVQMADDGLYECHVGIYDRSSTGKVILASASITLTVIVPPKSISVVAANSPAAFSRYEAQNFTLVCIVTGARPPPTVYFKRDGELIDVVPTGHPFSSVTDRGRGPGLGKRSHVGHWRSGGLTSRDLDETKLQKSLSLLKQEGKLSRLGQDGPEKGLEQPSESGPESGPESTTEVIPETVVSREFPRWVQSSDPLYYFQLRQQAAGDGTMEVRAMLTWNLNPQLDNEALFSCEVKHPALSMPMQAEVTLAAPRGPRLSMSPRKARVGDAVRITVQGFQLGPSASEVFPEPIFTWTKVGGHLLDGREEHNGKELILERVPAELNGSMFRCTAQNPLGSTETHTRLMVFDNPRLKKGRERLIAMDTAASRCSLSLTFMLLLLSFTCEMT; encoded by the exons ATGACTGGTCCTCTGGTTCtgtgctgcctcctcctctctgcttacTCTCTCCCTCTGGCAGCTG GTTATTTAAATGTCTCCATTGAGCCTCTTCTTCCTGTCGTGATTGGCGACACAGTCACACTGAAGTGCAACTTCCAAACAGACGGAAACCTCCGAGAGATCGTGTGGTTTCGGGTGAGCTCACAG GTGATTGATGGAGGCAATGCCAGACAGAAGATTTTCACTTATGATGCCATGTttaacagcagcttctccaaCATGGAGGACAAACGCAGACGGGAGGACCTGCTCTATCAGTCCACCGTGCG GCTTCCTGAAGTCCAGATGGCAGATGATGGCCTCTATGAGTGCCATGTGGGGATTTATGACAGGAGCTCCACAGGCAAAGTGATTCTAGCCTCCGCCAGCATCACCCTCACTGTCATCG TACCTCCCAAGTCCATCTCTGTAGTGGCAGCCAACAGCCCAGCTGCTTTCAGCCGCTACGAGGCCCAGAACTTTACTCTGGTTTGCATTGTGACCGGAGCGAGGCCCCCTCCCACG GTGTACTTCAAGCGGGATGGTGAGCTTATTGATGTGGTACCAACTGGTCACCCTTTCTCCTCAGTGACAGACCGAGGTAGGGGCCCCGGTCTCGGAAAGAGGAGTCACGTGGGGCATTGGAGATCTGGGGGCCTCACCAGTCGAGACCTTGATGAAACCAAACTCCAGAAGTCCCTGTCCCTTCTGAAACAAGAGGGCAAACTGTCTCGGCTCGGCCAAGACGGCCCCGAAAAGGGCCTAGAGCAACCGTCCGAGTCGGGTCCCGAGTCGGGTCCCGAGTCCACCACTGAGGTGATCCCCGAGACGGTAGTGAGCCGGGAGTTTCCTCGCTGGGTCCAAAGCAGCGATCCACTCTACTACTTCCAGCTCCGGCAGCAGGCAGCAGGTGATGGTACCATGGAGGTGAGAGCCATGCTGACCTGGAACCTCAACCCCCAGCTAGACAACGAGGCCCTGTTCAGCTGTGAGGTCAAACACCCTGCTCTGTCCATGCCCATGCAGGCCGAGGTCACACTGG CTGCTCCCAGAGGACCGAGGCTGTCCATGAGCCCCAGGAAGGCCAGGGTGGGAGATGCAGTGCGGATCACAGTCCAGGGCTTCCAGCTGGGGCCTTCTGCA AGCGAGGTCTTCCCTGAGCCCATATTCACCTGGACCAAGGTGGGTGGCCATCTGCTGGATGGCAGAGAGGAGCATAACGGAAAGGAACTGATCCTGGAGAGAGTTCCTGCTGAGCTCAATGGGTCCATGTTCCGGTGCACGGCCCAGAATCCTCTGGGCTCCACAGAAACTCACACCCGCCTCATGGTGTTTG ATAACCCGAGACTAAAGAAAGGAAGAGAACGTTTAATTG CCATGGACACGGCGGCCAGTCGGTGCTCCCTCTCACTAACCttcatgttgctgctgctgagcttcACCTGCGAGATGACGTGA